One window of the Misgurnus anguillicaudatus chromosome 8, ASM2758022v2, whole genome shotgun sequence genome contains the following:
- the slc6a22.1 gene encoding solute carrier family 6 member 22, tandem duplicate 1 isoform X2, whose amino-acid sequence MEETALGQYTSQGSITCWRKICPLFEGLGYGNQVVVLYSSIYYIVILAWAFFYLFSSFSGELPWASCKNWWNSDTCVEFDRMADAKNLSFAVNATSPVKEFWERRVLNLTGSVNELGSVRWELALCLLLAWIICYFCVWKGVKSTGKVVYFTATFPYLMLLVLLIRGLTLPGAIDGITFYLYPNPTRLADPQVWMDAGTQIFYSYALCIGCLTALGSYNKYNNNCYKDCVYLCLLNSGTSFVAGFAIFSVLGFMAFEQGVDISTVAESGPGLAFIAYPRAVAMMPVPQLWSVCFFLMIILLGLDSEFVGLEALMTAISDMYPTFFLQGHRRKLFLLLICVCSFLIGLLMVTEGGLYIFQLFDYYACSGMTLLLFAIAQSICIGWFYGADRLYENIVDMIGYRPLSLMKYCWKYITPIVCIATFIFSLVKFTPLKFNNSFEYPWWGYAVGLWFTLSSTLLIPLWMIYVIVITPGTLKQRMKTLCTPSNDLLLISERQKESL is encoded by the exons ATGGAGGAG ACCGCACTGGGTCAGTACACCAGTCAAGGGTCTATCACCTGCTGGAGGAAGATCTGCCCACTGTTTGAAG GTCTGGGTTATGGAAATCAGGTGGTCGTCTTATATTCCAGTATCTACTACATCGTTATTCTGGCCTGGGCTTTCTTCTATCTTTTTTCCTCTTTTAGCGGTGAACTACCTTGGGCCAGCTGCAAGAACTGGTGGAATTCAG ATACCTGTGTTGAGTTTGACCGAATGGCGGACGCAAAAAATTTAAGCTTTGCGGTGAACGCAACATCACCTGTTAAAGAATTTTGGGA GAGGCGGGTATTGAATTTAACAGGAAGTGTGAATGAGCTGGGCAGCGTAAGGTGGGAACTTGCCCTATGTCTCCTGTTGGCCTGGATCATCTGTTACTTCTGTGTGTGGAAGGGAGTGAAGTCCACAGGCAAG gtTGTGTATTTCACCGCTACTTTTCCATATTTAATGCTGCTGGTACTTCTGATTCGAGGTCTTACGCTGCCTGGGGCCATAGATGGCATCACTTTCTACCTCTACCCTAATCCAACACGCCTCGCTGATCCGCAG GTGTGGATGGATGCTGGAACACAGATCTTTTATTCCTATGCGCTTTGCATTGGGTGTCTAACCGCTTTGGGAAGCTACAATAAGTATAACAACAACTGCTACAA AGATTGCGTGTATCTGTGCCTGTTAAACAGTGGAACCAGTTTTGTGGCTGGCTTTGCCATCTTTTCAGTTTTGGGTTTTATGGCGTTCGAACAGGGGGTTGATATTTCAACGGTGGCAGAGTCAG GTCCTGGTCTGGCCTTCATCGCATACCCGAGAGCTGTAGCGATGATGCCCGTGCCTCAGCTGTGGTCTGTATGTTTCTTCCTCATGATTATTCTGCTGGGGCTTGACAGCGAG TTTGTAGGTCTGGAGGCTCTCATGACAGCCATATCGGACATGTATCCAACATTCTTCCTTCAAGGACACCGTCGGAAACTCTTTCTTCTCCTCATTTGTGTGTGCAGCTTCCTCATTGGCCTTTTAATGGTGACAGAG GGTGGCCTGTATATCTTCCAGTTATTTGATTATTATGCCTGTAGTGGAATGACACTCCTGCTATTTGCTATTGCACAGTCAATATGTATTGGCTGGTTTTATG GCGCTGATCGTCTGTATGAAAACATTGTAGACATGATTGGTTATCGTCCTTTGTCTCTCATGAAATACTGCTGGAAGTACATCACTCCTATTGTGTGTATA GCCACATTCATTTTCTCTTTGGTTAAGTTCACTCCTTTAAAGTTTAACAACTCATTTGAATACCCATGGTGGGGCTACGCTGTCGGCTTGTGGTTCACCCTATCCTCAACCTTGCTGATTCCCTTATGGATGATCTATGTTATTGTCATTACTCCTGGTACACTGAAACAG AGAATGAAAACCCTCTGCACTCCATCCAATGACCTGCTTTTGATATCAGAAAGACAAAAGGAAAGCCTATGA
- the fkbp5 gene encoding peptidyl-prolyl cis-trans isomerase FKBP5, with the protein MVKHMRGTSYKREILGTRVCTSDEMSSLEDILSGNQCPTAVFTSQGTDVTPKKDRGVCKIVKQHGAEGERPMIGDKVCVHYTGKLLNGKMFDSSLDRKEPFVFNVGKGQVIKALDIGVCSMQKGEMCVLLCKPEYAYGSAGSPPKVPPNATLLFEIELLSFKGEELTDDGGIVRRIKVKGEGYYNPNEGATVHVHLKGWCGGCLFDSRDVTFVVGESEDVGVPLGVDRAMEKMQKGECCLLYLIPKYGYGKEGKKEYNIGSNAELLYEVTLKDFEKAKDSWEMDLKEKLERADLVKQKGTQYFKAGRYNHAVIQYQQIVNWLEMECGTKEEQQQVIQSLLLVAHLNLALCYLRLHEYSQTVENCNKVMELDSDNEKALYRRGEARLLRNEYSMALMDFRRVLQVNSFNHAARSQIAICRRKIREHHERDKKIYANMFQRFAEHDAKVVTLKRKKEDSVHSDQNKPSLKRPHLIENGS; encoded by the exons ATGGTGAAACACATGAGAGGAACGAGCTACAAAAGGGAAATATT ggGAACACGGGTATGTACAAGTGATGAAATGTCATCTTTAGAGGATATTTTATCCGGTAACCAGTGCCCAACTGCTGTCTTTACGTCCCAAGGCACTGATGTAACTCCAAAGAAGGACCGTGGAGTATGCAAG ATTGTGAAACAGCATGGTGCGGAGGGTGAAAGACCGATGATTGGGGACAAAGTGTGTGTCCACTACACAGGAAAACTACTCAACGGAAAGATGTTTGACTCCAGCCTTGACCGCAAAGAACCTTTTGTTTTCAACGTGGGCAAAG GTCAGGTAATCAAGGCGTTGGACATTGGCGTATGTTCCATGCAGAAAGGAGAGATGTGCGTACTGCTTTGTAAACCCGAATATGCGTATGGTTCAGCTGGTAGCCCCCCTAAAGTTCCTCCTAATGCAACTCTCCTGTTTGAG ATCGAGCTACTGAGCTTCAAGGGGGAGGAGCTAACAGACGATGGCGGAATCGTTAGGAGGATAAAGGTCAAAGGTGAAGGCTATTACAATCCAAATGAAGGGGCCACAGTCCACG TACACTTGAAGGGTTGGTGCGGAGGCTGTTTGTTTGATTCCCGTGATGTCACATTTGTGGTGGGTGAATCAGAGGACGTGGGTGTACCCCTGGGAGTGGACAGGGCCATGGAGAAAATGCAAAAGGGGGAATGCTGTCTGTTATACCTAATACCCAA GTACGGTTATGGCAAAGAGGGCAAGAAAGAATATAACATTGGATCAAATGCAGAACTGCTATATGAAGTCACACTTAAAGACTTTGAAAAG GCCAAAGATTCCTGGGAAATGGACCTTAAGGAAAAACTTGAACGTGCCGATTTGGTCAAACAAAAAGGGACACAGTATTTCAAG GCTGGACGGTACAACCATGCTGTAATTCAGTACCAACAGATTGTAAACTGGTTAGAGATGGAGTGTGGGACAAAGGAGGAGCAGCAACAAGTCATCCAATCTCTTCTGTTAGTGGCCCATCTGAATCTCGCACTGTGCTACCTGCGTTTGCACGAGTACTCTCAGACCGTGGAAAACTGCAACAAG GTGATGGAGCTGGACTCAGATAATGAGAAAGCTCTATATCGGCGAGGTGAAGCACGCCTTTTGCGGAACGAGTACAGCATGGCCCTCATGGACTTCAGGCGGGTTTTGCAAGTCAACTCCTTCAATCATGCCGCCCGAAGCCAGATCGCCATTTGCCGGCGCAAGATTCGTGAGCATCACGAGCGTGATAAGAAGATCTATGCAAACATGTTCCAGAGGTTTGCAGAACACGATGCCAAG GTGGTCACATTAAAAAGGAAGAAGGAAGACAGTGTACATTCAGATCAAAATAAGCCGAGCCTAAAGAGACCACATTTGATTGAAAATGGCTCCTAA
- the slc6a22.1 gene encoding solute carrier family 6 member 22, tandem duplicate 1 isoform X1: MELQHDPDVQFKLAYSDSERIDPELKTRSRGQWSNKVEFILAVAGQIIGLGNVWRFPYLCYKNGGGVFFIPYVVFLFACGIPLFLLETALGQYTSQGSITCWRKICPLFEGLGYGNQVVVLYSSIYYIVILAWAFFYLFSSFSGELPWASCKNWWNSDTCVEFDRMADAKNLSFAVNATSPVKEFWERRVLNLTGSVNELGSVRWELALCLLLAWIICYFCVWKGVKSTGKVVYFTATFPYLMLLVLLIRGLTLPGAIDGITFYLYPNPTRLADPQVWMDAGTQIFYSYALCIGCLTALGSYNKYNNNCYKDCVYLCLLNSGTSFVAGFAIFSVLGFMAFEQGVDISTVAESGPGLAFIAYPRAVAMMPVPQLWSVCFFLMIILLGLDSEFVGLEALMTAISDMYPTFFLQGHRRKLFLLLICVCSFLIGLLMVTEGGLYIFQLFDYYACSGMTLLLFAIAQSICIGWFYGADRLYENIVDMIGYRPLSLMKYCWKYITPIVCIATFIFSLVKFTPLKFNNSFEYPWWGYAVGLWFTLSSTLLIPLWMIYVIVITPGTLKQRMKTLCTPSNDLLLISERQKESL; this comes from the exons ATGGAGTTGCAACATGACCCGGATGTGCAGTTTAAGCTGGCTTATTCAGATTCGGAAAGAATAGACCCCGAGCTCAAAACCCGATCGAGGGGGCAGTGGTCCAATAAAGTGGAATTTATATTAGCTGTAGCGGGACAGATCATCGGTTTGGGAAACGTGTGGAGGTTTCCATATCTGTGTTACAAGAATGGAGGAG GAGTGTTTTTTATTCCATATGTGGTTTTTCTGTTCGCCTGTGGCATTCCTCTGTTTCTCCTGGAGACCGCACTGGGTCAGTACACCAGTCAAGGGTCTATCACCTGCTGGAGGAAGATCTGCCCACTGTTTGAAG GTCTGGGTTATGGAAATCAGGTGGTCGTCTTATATTCCAGTATCTACTACATCGTTATTCTGGCCTGGGCTTTCTTCTATCTTTTTTCCTCTTTTAGCGGTGAACTACCTTGGGCCAGCTGCAAGAACTGGTGGAATTCAG ATACCTGTGTTGAGTTTGACCGAATGGCGGACGCAAAAAATTTAAGCTTTGCGGTGAACGCAACATCACCTGTTAAAGAATTTTGGGA GAGGCGGGTATTGAATTTAACAGGAAGTGTGAATGAGCTGGGCAGCGTAAGGTGGGAACTTGCCCTATGTCTCCTGTTGGCCTGGATCATCTGTTACTTCTGTGTGTGGAAGGGAGTGAAGTCCACAGGCAAG gtTGTGTATTTCACCGCTACTTTTCCATATTTAATGCTGCTGGTACTTCTGATTCGAGGTCTTACGCTGCCTGGGGCCATAGATGGCATCACTTTCTACCTCTACCCTAATCCAACACGCCTCGCTGATCCGCAG GTGTGGATGGATGCTGGAACACAGATCTTTTATTCCTATGCGCTTTGCATTGGGTGTCTAACCGCTTTGGGAAGCTACAATAAGTATAACAACAACTGCTACAA AGATTGCGTGTATCTGTGCCTGTTAAACAGTGGAACCAGTTTTGTGGCTGGCTTTGCCATCTTTTCAGTTTTGGGTTTTATGGCGTTCGAACAGGGGGTTGATATTTCAACGGTGGCAGAGTCAG GTCCTGGTCTGGCCTTCATCGCATACCCGAGAGCTGTAGCGATGATGCCCGTGCCTCAGCTGTGGTCTGTATGTTTCTTCCTCATGATTATTCTGCTGGGGCTTGACAGCGAG TTTGTAGGTCTGGAGGCTCTCATGACAGCCATATCGGACATGTATCCAACATTCTTCCTTCAAGGACACCGTCGGAAACTCTTTCTTCTCCTCATTTGTGTGTGCAGCTTCCTCATTGGCCTTTTAATGGTGACAGAG GGTGGCCTGTATATCTTCCAGTTATTTGATTATTATGCCTGTAGTGGAATGACACTCCTGCTATTTGCTATTGCACAGTCAATATGTATTGGCTGGTTTTATG GCGCTGATCGTCTGTATGAAAACATTGTAGACATGATTGGTTATCGTCCTTTGTCTCTCATGAAATACTGCTGGAAGTACATCACTCCTATTGTGTGTATA GCCACATTCATTTTCTCTTTGGTTAAGTTCACTCCTTTAAAGTTTAACAACTCATTTGAATACCCATGGTGGGGCTACGCTGTCGGCTTGTGGTTCACCCTATCCTCAACCTTGCTGATTCCCTTATGGATGATCTATGTTATTGTCATTACTCCTGGTACACTGAAACAG AGAATGAAAACCCTCTGCACTCCATCCAATGACCTGCTTTTGATATCAGAAAGACAAAAGGAAAGCCTATGA